From Erigeron canadensis isolate Cc75 chromosome 5, C_canadensis_v1, whole genome shotgun sequence:
TATTTTTGAACCATAAGAAACTAGTAGTCTTGATTTCATGGAAGACCTTTTCCACCTTCACGTTACCTCCGTTGAACCTTTTCTCATTCCTCGCTTTCCATAGGCACCAACACACCACGAAAACTATACCTTTGAACATCTTGCTGCTCTTCTTGCTTAATCCCGCATATTTATTGACTTCGAAGATATCTTTaacagaaaaaaagaaaatcggTATTACCTTACACCATCGACTGATTCTGTGCCAAATCTCCAGCGCAAGCTCGCATGTACAGAGAATGTGTTCAATCGTTTCCTCTTCTCCTTCGCAAAAACAATAGTCTAAGCACCAAAGGGTACAGTTTCTGGTCTTGAGTGCTGCTAATATCGGGAGTCTATCCATGGATATCCtccacataaacatgttgcattTTTTTGTAACCCATTTAGATATTTAGACCATTTAAAAATGAATCTATCACTATAATCGTATCGAGTCCTTAGGAAGTCTTTGACACTTTTAACCGAAAATGTATTATCACAGCTACCATCCCACGTCCATTTATCCCTCTGCTGTTTCAAAACAACATTTCCCatcaaaaggaaaaagaaataataCCCGAAAAGATCCAACAAGGACAGTTTAGTACTTCGAGTCTTTTAATCATATTGTTTGTCAACAAACAATTCACAAGCACATCATCACTCACAAAAGCTACAAATTACAAACATCATCATATGATTTAAGGTTTCATCCCAAATtccatgatcatcatcatcgaaaaaacacaaaaaaataccTTAAAAAGGTCAAAAACATGTCACGAAAAACAAACCACTTGATAGATCTAGGAACAATATCAACAGTCGATCTATCTGAATTAGGTGCAGGCAAAGAAGCCTGGCTAGACAACCCAAATCTCATTTGCTCACTTGATACCAATTGTCTTGCAATATCCAGCCGTTACTTTATTCTTGTTATTGAATGGTCTCATGGGTCGGGTAATGCTAGCTTCCGGGTCAAGATCCGACCCAATTTGTCACCCATTGAAGCAGAGTATATATCTGCTGTTGAATGGTTGGTTTTTGATGATATAAGAGTTATTGCTGCTGGTACTTCTTGTGGGTATTTGTTAATTTTCTCTCTTTCGGGTGATCTTATTCATAAACAGgttaaagttttgatctttcgtgtcttttttatgttatttatgttatgttatttatttattgctttTTGTATCgaacttttatatattgttgttgGAACTTGTAAACTGATGACGTGACACGGGTTTTTGTGACGGGGCATAACTTATATGGGTGTCACATTAGCAGATTGGATAATGTTGGTTGCTTGTGAGCTATACGATAACAAATAATCGAAATTTTTGTTTAGGATAGTGAGTTTGAATGGAGGATATGTAAAGATAGATACATATAAGAACTTTCAAACattgcaaataaaaaaaattatactccgTCTGAATGTAGGTGTCCgcaagaagagaaaagagcATTGTTTTAGGAATGTGTAATTGATCTGTTACATACCAGGTTCATGTGTCTATTCTGTGGTTTGAATGCGCATAGTTTTTAAAAGAATTGTACTTACGGGTAGACACATGAACAGGCTAAAAGCTAAAAGCTACTTAATAAGTTTTCCTGTTTTATCTTATGTCTTACTTTCGCTCACAACTGATTTGCTTTAATGTGGTATGAAATGTTGATCATATTGTCAACTCACTTCACATTCTTTATCATCCATCTGTATAACCCCATTACCCCACCTTAAAGTAACTGAATCTATATTCAAATTTTCTGCCAAAATATACAATAGATTTGATGTCAATATTGAGGTACTTTACTTTAGATCACAACAGGCTAAATTATAGTGGAGAGTTTTACTCATCTCCATTGGATGGCTTTATAGCAATATATTTATTGCTGAGAGCCTGAGATCCAAAACAAAGATATCAGAGGATCTCCGTGTTCAAGTTACCTGGGGAGAGCGAGTCTTTGACTCAGATGGACACAACCCAACCAGGATATCTCAGTGATCGTCTCAACCCTTTCCCTAACTCCCAAGATGTTTACCTCAAGAGGTTTGAACCTGAGACCTCTTGTGAGGACATCTGGACGCCTAACCACTAGTAATAATATAAACAGAGATAAGCTAGCTTTCTTTCCTGGAGATGACAATTTTAAATCATTTACTCATGAATGGGTCTATCTGGTTTTGTTTTACTCACTTGGCTAACGAAGTAAATTAACTTAACGGGGAATGTTTCAAATGGATAGTGCAGGTCAAATCAGTTAATGGCTGTCTGTCTCACACTCTCACTATCATAACCTCTTAAATGGTTATATATGCATTAGTCAGATGATTATTGTAatctctttctttcattttctttttttaattttatttgcgATCATAATCAGCACATCCCTTAtctataattatgaaaaacttaaaagaaaaggGATGGTGTTTTTGGGCCAACTACACAGGCATGTGTTTTGTTTACCGACGTGTTTCAACTTGAGTATCTAATCATCTCATCAATAAATGGAATTTGACTTTAAACTGCCATGATGGTCTTGCAGCTTGTATATCCTGAACGTATTATAAGGTTAAGAGTACGTGGAACTAAGCGAGATATTGCAGAGGATACATCATCATTTGAGGAAGTGTGTGTCATTATGCCAGGCATAATAGCTCGTTTCGACGGATCTGATATTCAGGTATGTCATATGATCTGCGAGGATTGATTTTGATATTTGAATGTTCTATGATACTTAGGCAAAACATCATTCTGGTGAAGTAAGTTTTGCTTGACATGCAGAGGGTACTCCAGCAATGGTATCAAGATACTCAAAATCGATTTTGGAACCAGTCATCAGCAGATAGAGATCCAGAAGAATCTGAAAACTCATTTGCTCGTATTCCTTACCAAGTTTGGAATGTTAATAAATATGGTTCGTGTGTAGATGCTTCTGTCACTGGTGTCATGCCGCCACCTCTTTTGGAACTACAGGTAGCTACTTACAAAGGAGCACTTTAGGTATTTTACTAAATTAAGATAGATGAAAGTTCACCAATTACAACATAGGAAACTAAATCTAAGAATCAGAGGAGGAATTTAACATAGACGATGCAAGTGCGGTTAATGTATCTTCGTAGACAGTAATGTgcaatttaaaaattgattattgTGGCTCAAAGAATCACTATTAAATAACCATGTGCTAAAAGTTAGGGATACTCTGGTCTGATACTCTGGCTCTGAAAGGGATGCAATAATCAGTTTTCCTACAACTTCTTATACAGGCATGATAATTTATAATGTTGACTCTAACAGGCTGTTTGAATTTTGCATTCCGAACGTCTTCTTATGTAGTCATTTTAAGCAGTTATAATGTTTGGATAACATATTCAGCATCTTGTATGATTATTTGGTTAGTTAACAGTAGCCAGTAGCCCAATAGGCAATTCTGGATAAGTAGTTTCCATTCTAGCTGTAACAAACTGATTAGTGAAGGTCAAAATATACTTAGCTTACCTAGTTACACTTTTCTTTAAGAACTAATAATGCTTTATCTTGAATCAAGTTAGAATGCAAATCCAAACATCCCCTTTGAATACGTTGGTACTTTCaagtaaaagtaaaattacGATGATACTGTGCTTACGTATGTGTATgtacaaataaatattaacGAATGTTGCaaatattttatcaaatgaGTTTTGGAGTGTATCTGAAGGGTATTCTGGTATTTGAATTCAGCTGCTTTTATTGTTGAGCAGTCAAGCGATCGCTACTTTTGTGCCATCACCATTGGAGTTGATGCCGTGATATCAGCATTCAGGTTGGCAGCCAGTCATCAGTTTCTTATACAACACCTTCACGAGTGATTGACATTGTGATTCATTAgctttgtcatttttttttcactataAGGCTTTCTGAAGACCGTAGCAGGTCATTCGTGGGAGCCATTCTGTCAAAGGTTGTTCCTGCAACATTTTCAACGATAGCTTCTTTCTCCAAGTTGGTATGGAGGAGCCCACCACCAACAAAAAAGCCCGAACCAAAGCCACAACCATTTGCTCGAGGTCAGGATTATTCTTAAATTTCAGGGTTTATATAAAGATTGAACCCCTTCCACAATCAAattaaggttttttattttatatttggtcTGAGTTTTTATGAAGCCTTTAGGAGTCTTATAAGTATTGAATAATTAGTCTGATACCATTCGGAGTATACTTTTTGTCTAGCCATAGAGAACATTACTTATGTCCTGAAATCATTAGTTGCCTTAACTAATTAAAGTATGGAGGCACTTAACATCATCCAAAAATGATTATTACAACTTCAAACATTTAAGAcactagaggtggcaagatgtgCTTCGTGGATTGGGTATTGGGTCAAAGCATGTAGTTTTTGGTATAGGTCAAAAAAGCTGTGTCAGGTTGATTCTGAAATAGGTCAAgttttattagttataaaattAAGTTCGTGTGTCAAATACaatattattttgataataatcTAATATGTAGTACGGGTCAAAACAAGTATTCGGGatcttttattaattagaaaTGCACTTTTGAGTCATCTTTGCTAATTATTTATTGAAATACATATCTGTTATAGTTGCTGACATTATGCCTTCCAAACTCGTGCAGCGTTACCTCTTACATGTTTGAAAGATCACCCGAGAAAGGGAGAGAAGCTAACCCTATCACCTAGTGGGACTTTGGCTGCAATAACAGACTCACTAGGTCGTATTATGCTATTGGATACTCGAGCCCTTGTGGTTGTACGCTTATGGAAGGTATTTTTCTATAACCCATAAACAGACACCCGCCACTTTTTTGTATGTTCCTTTTTAGACTTATGAATTCTTTCAGGGGTATCGTGATGCTAGCTGTCTTTTTGTTGAAAGAGTTGTAAATAAAGACTCTGCTGGAGCTCACGGACGTGTAAAGAACGATTATTGCTTATGTCTTGCCATTCATGCCCCTCGAAAGGGGATTGTAGAGGTAATAATATGTagcataaatgtatatataattggcATTTACTTAATAGTGGGTTGGTGTAGGGTAATCTCCAAATTTGACGTATCAGACCgtcttaagttttttttgttcaagAAATAGGTTTATCACAGAGATTTTGGTATGTGTAAATCATATCCGACACACTAATCGTTGATTAACAAATCTATAAATATATGGACACAAATGTTTATGGTTACTGAAATACGACCTAACATATTACCCAACCTATCCAGATCGCCATGTTTACATTTTCACGTTCACGGATCCATAAACTTTGCAGATTTGGCAGATGAGGACTGGACCCAGGGTTTTAACGGTTCCATGCCCAAAAGGAAGCAAAATACTGCAACCTACATACAGATTTGGATCAACCGTTTCTGCATCATCTTATAAACCATTGGAAGTTTTTCTTCTGAATGGAGATTCTGGTCAACTTTCAAGACTAAACTGAtgttttcttcttcatttgaaaatagtttcttgatttttttccTAGTAAAATTATACACCCCAATTGTGTAATGCTAGTGCAAATAGAAAACACCTTCCAAAAAACAAGTCTTCTATAGCCAATCACACTTATGGTCAACGTTTGactttttttggatttttatatCGAACATAAAAAAATGTCCATACCAGTGAAATTCTGATGCTAAATTTTAGCCTTTTATGACTGTGCATCTTGTTTTACAcctttattttttgtgtttattatttatcCTTTTAGTTTTTACTTTGTGGGTTCTTCCTTTGAATGTGTATGTTTATTTTTACGGTTCTATCCAATCAAGTGAACGAGCTTttcctaaactttttttttttacaacaccCAAGatgtttttgattaaataattTCACTAATTATATCTGACATATATGTTTTAGGATTACTATTTAGATTCTATATATACTTTCTAGCATTCTTTTGAACCTTTCTTTTTTGTAATTGAAGTGTACTTCAGATTTAAGCTAAATGTTATATgattacaaatttataaataatcagTCTTTCACTAAATAATTAGACATGTACAACAGACtcattataaaatattctaTATTTAATTTGGAAAACTATCTGTTACTTTTAAAGGGGGTTATTGTGTTCTTCACTCTTCTGATAAAAACAATGATCTTGCTTATTGTATATCCAAAATTATTCAACTACTCAATGTTgataaaaacaaagaaatagttgatattatatacatataaatgaaaacctaattatatactccgtattatatacataaaaacgAGTTAATGGATGAAGTTTTTTCCATCTAAATACATTGAAAATACTGCTAATAATCGAGTAAATGAATGAAGTTTTTTCTTTCAGATTATTCGAAAAATGTGAAAGTTTTGATTTACTAGACATAACATGAATATTATATAAACGAGTGAATGGATGAAATTATTTCCATCTAAATTATTTAGAAAATACATGATATCATTATTTACATAGACCGTTTATAATCAAGTGAATGAATGAGATTGTTTTTTCATGCGAAAGTTTTGATTTACTTGATATAACATGAACCAAACCTTTCTCCAAACACTTTATAGATTATGCCTAACGAAGTTTGAACTTGTAGATGGATATATACTTaccttacatatctttttaaatattggCATCATAATAATCCAGTTTAAAGCATATATCCAAAAACCAACTGTAAAACTATATACTTATAAAGTCATGTTTTTTTCTGaactctttttaactacttttttatacCTCAAAAACACTCGAAACATACACATTGTTTTTGCCAATCACAAACaatggcttcttcttcttcaatcttACTCTCTCTCATCACCATCCTTACATTCTCACTCATCACCACTGCCACGTCATCATCTTTCAGGCCACATCATCTCACCACCAATGACCACCCACCAACCACCACCAATGACATCACCACCTCCACCATCAACAACCAACCAACAACTTTCTTTGAAGTTACAAAACCAATCTCACTCCCAAAAACAAAACCTTGTACAACACTTGTCTTACAACATGATTTTGGATATACTTATGGCAGCCCCCCTGTTTCTGCACCTTATTACCCACCAACAAAAAACAACAATTGCCCATCAAATAATTTTGACAAGATTGTTCTTGAATGGTCTGCAACTTGTAAAGGCAGACAATTTGACCGAATTTTCGGTGTTTGGCTAAGTGGAGTTGAGCTGCTCAGAAGCTGCACTGCAGAGCCTAGAGCTACTGGAATTGTTTGGAATGTTCAAAAAGATATTAGTAAGTATTATTCTTTACTTATGATGGCTAATCAAACACTTGATGTTTATTTAGGGAATGTTGTTGATAGTACTTATACTGGTGTGTATCATGTTAATGTTAGTATACATTTTTACCCTAGTGAGGATAATAAAGTTAGAAGCTTTTTGCCCGATTCGGGTCAAAAATGGGCTGATTTGATCATACCCATATCAAGAAAGTTCCCAGGGAATGATGGGTTATGGTTTGAAGTCAAGAATTCGACTAACGTACAGTCGGAACAGTTTGTAATTCCACAAAATGCATATAAGGCTGTTCTTGAAGTGTATGTTTCGTTTCATGAAAACGATGAGTTTTGGCCTACTAATGTACCTAATGAGTATATTTCGGATAACAACTTGACTGGTTTACCAGGTAATGGACCGTTTAGGGAAGTTGTGGTAAGTTTGGATGGCGGAGTGATTGGTGCAGTTTGGCCTTTTACGGTAGTTTACACAGGTGGTGTTAATCCGTTGTTGTGGAGACCGATTTCTGGCATTGGGTCGTTTGATCTTCCTACGTATGATATTGAGTTGACCCCCTTTTTAGGAACACTTTTAGACGGTAAAAACCATGATATTTCTTTTGGTGTCACGAATGCTTTGAATGTTTGGTATATAGATGCAAATTTACATGTTTGGATAGATAAAAAGAGTGAGAAAACAAATGGGAAGCTTTTGACACAAAATATTTCACCTCTTCATGTTTCTTTGGTCTCTAACTACACGGGTTTGAATGGTACATTTGTCACTAAAGTCAAGAGATCAATAAAGTCAAGCGGGTGGGTACAATCTTCCTTTGGGAAAATTGTAACcaaatcaactcaggaatttCATTATAGTAATATTATGGTAATGGCGAAAAATGGGGACTCACAAGTTGTTGATCAGATAATTGGATTCAATGACAGTGTGAATGCCAAAGAGTCATCTTCTTCTGTTCATTTAACAGAATCTTTAAAATCGTTTTCCTTTTACATAGACTCGGATACGGTTGACAAAGGGAATGGAACTTATGCCGCGTTAGCAAATATTACTTTGGGTTTCAACGAGATTAAGGTTGATAATTTGGGGTCTAAATCTTCATTAAGCGTTCTTGAAAACGTACAAAATGGACAGGGCTCGATGCTTGTAAAGGGAAACTTAGTGGTTAGTGGATTGGGGAGTACACAGCAGATGTATAAATATGTTGATGATAAATCTTGCTACTTTAGGGATGTAAGTGCCTCAAATTACACGATTATATATGATAAAGAAGGCCATACGTgcagtaaaagaaaaaattcaagatTTAGTTTTTTATCTGACCGTCATGCAATTTAAAGGGTCTGTATCGTCTTATCGATCTTTAGGTGttctattttcctttttttattcgACTGTATTGTTATCTTTCCACAAGTTATGTTTATTAGGATTTAGTGAAATTATAATAAGTAATGAAAAATTCATTGCAGATTTCTTGTGGTATTgggtatatttttataaaacagcTGTTGGCAACACAGTTCTTATTCCTGGTTATAACTATTAAAGATGGCAAAATAGGTGGGTCTGGAAGGTCAGATAATGGATTAAAACATCGTTTCATGTCAGTTTTGATTGACCCGAAACTCTTCGTCTAagttttttatgaatgattcGTATGTCATACATGGTTACAAAAAGAGGATACACTTTGGGCGAATTTTGACCTATCTGACCCATTTTTGATCTGCTTATTCTAATCTACCAGTTTGACCATATAGATTATAAACCATGACCAGATTCAACGCATTCATTCATAGCTCATAAGTAAGGGGGACAAAAATTTGAAATCACCACCTCTTATGGCAACTATATTACCTTTGGCTGTCTTTTGCAGATTACTTAATTGCCACTTGAAAGTGTCTTTCTTATGAAATACACTCCCGGTCAGTTTATTACTTCTGATACGTTCATGCTAGATATTTGAGAATCAGTATATACACGCTTCTATGTTTTGCTACTTCTCATGAGGCTACTTTCAGACTTCTGGTACGACTCAAAAGTTCATATTCCTATTTGGTCTTTCTTTTGCTTTACACAATTTGAATACTTCCTATTTACAAATTCATATAGGGTAAGAATGGTGGGTATGCCtgtttgtactttttttttgtagatcatcaaaaaaaaataaaaaaaatgacccAGGTTATATCAGATAAATCATCATCTGCCTTTCAGTCTCTCAACATTAATTGGTTGGTAACTTGGTACTTAAATCGCGCTAAATATGTAGTATCGCCATCTTattgaatatatttatatttttctcaATAGCTTTCTATTAATTTTCAGCATGCTCTTTTAGCACATAGTAACTTTTGCATATAAGATTGTTAGAACTGTAACTTTTTGTTGCATAATGTGATGGGGTTTTAGTACGGAAATCCTTCAAATGATTCTGTCCGTCTGCCACCTTATAGAAAGATTTCTACTGGAGGCTAATCTTTATTATGAAGACCTAGAGATAAGCTTATTGGACCGAAAGCCGAAGCCTTATTTCGACCTGAGCGAACCAGGCCTAGCCCGGCCATCCAGTAGCATTCTGGTGCGGTCCTcagtttataaatttaacaacaTTCCGGGTTCGGGTCAGCCTGGGCAAAAAACCCGAAACAGGGATACCCGAAAACCCGGGATATGGTTTTTTTGGGGCTTTTCATTATGAGATCAAAGGATATAGGTCTTCAGAAGACCtattagggggtgtttggatttGTGTTTAATCTATATATTGAGACTTCAAGTTGCAATAAttgatttttaaatgtttgGTCAAAGTTAATTTTGATTCTGTTTATTGAATATAACATATTCACACTAGGACAAAAAGGTAAGAAGTTGTAAAAAAAACTGGTAGAATTGAAGATTGATCTCCCTTATTAGGAGATTCAAACATCATTCTTTGGGTACAGTCCGGCATGGCAGCCCATTACATGTTCATTTAGTGACACAAATGCTCTAATGATGTACACACAAATTCACATATATGGTATGATCAAAAGGTTGTATAGGGAAAATAATTTTGATTTCCCtctttatattctttttaaatttatttcatctGCCTGAAGAGGCTTTATCTCCTGATGCAGTATATCATGTTTATCTCTTGACGCAATATATCA
This genomic window contains:
- the LOC122600176 gene encoding rab3 GTPase-activating protein non-catalytic subunit, whose product is MSRKTNHLIDLGTISTVDLSELGAGKEAWLDNPNLICSLDTNCLAISSRYFILVIEWSHGSGNASFRVKIRPNLSPIEAEYISAVEWLVFDDIRVIAAGTSCGYLLIFSLSGDLIHKQLVYPERIIRLRVRGTKRDIAEDTSSFEEVCVIMPGIIARFDGSDIQRVLQQWYQDTQNRFWNQSSADRDPEESENSFARIPYQVWNVNKYGSCVDASVTGVMPPPLLELQSSDRYFCAITIGVDAVISAFRLSEDRSRSFVGAILSKVVPATFSTIASFSKLVWRSPPPTKKPEPKPQPFARALPLTCLKDHPRKGEKLTLSPSGTLAAITDSLGRIMLLDTRALVVVRLWKGYRDASCLFVERVVNKDSAGAHGRVKNDYCLCLAIHAPRKGIVEIWQMRTGPRVLTVPCPKGSKILQPTYRFGSTVSASSYKPLEVFLLNGDSGQLSRLN
- the LOC122600065 gene encoding peptide-N4-(N-acetyl-beta-glucosaminyl)asparagine amidase A codes for the protein MASSSSILLSLITILTFSLITTATSSSFRPHHLTTNDHPPTTTNDITTSTINNQPTTFFEVTKPISLPKTKPCTTLVLQHDFGYTYGSPPVSAPYYPPTKNNNCPSNNFDKIVLEWSATCKGRQFDRIFGVWLSGVELLRSCTAEPRATGIVWNVQKDISKYYSLLMMANQTLDVYLGNVVDSTYTGVYHVNVSIHFYPSEDNKVRSFLPDSGQKWADLIIPISRKFPGNDGLWFEVKNSTNVQSEQFVIPQNAYKAVLEVYVSFHENDEFWPTNVPNEYISDNNLTGLPGNGPFREVVVSLDGGVIGAVWPFTVVYTGGVNPLLWRPISGIGSFDLPTYDIELTPFLGTLLDGKNHDISFGVTNALNVWYIDANLHVWIDKKSEKTNGKLLTQNISPLHVSLVSNYTGLNGTFVTKVKRSIKSSGWVQSSFGKIVTKSTQEFHYSNIMVMAKNGDSQVVDQIIGFNDSVNAKESSSSVHLTESLKSFSFYIDSDTVDKGNGTYAALANITLGFNEIKVDNLGSKSSLSVLENVQNGQGSMLVKGNLVVSGLGSTQQMYKYVDDKSCYFRDVSASNYTIIYDKEGHTCSKRKNSRFSFLSDRHAI